One window of Candidatus Hydrogenedentota bacterium genomic DNA carries:
- a CDS encoding AAA family ATPase: MATMTAALPELETLWLSAPKATLRMVMLIGAPGVGKSTVAEALSRQCPLQNVVLDGDSLAHTWPGGMDRKRLDLVERNLLHCAEGYRIWGAQYCFCSWVVAHQQRLDMLGKRMRAKGIHLRVVALDAPVGVLVDRMMARPQPRFAPTDENIDYLSSLSKRIRNLHHCEIVDTTGKHFSSVANDITARVKERSFWTL; this comes from the coding sequence ATGGCAACCATGACCGCAGCTTTACCCGAACTTGAAACCCTGTGGCTGTCCGCCCCCAAAGCGACCCTTCGGATGGTGATGCTGATTGGCGCGCCCGGCGTGGGCAAATCCACCGTGGCCGAAGCCCTTTCCAGGCAGTGTCCGCTGCAGAATGTCGTGCTCGATGGCGACAGCCTGGCCCATACCTGGCCCGGCGGCATGGATCGCAAACGGTTGGACCTCGTCGAGCGTAATTTGCTCCACTGTGCCGAAGGCTACCGTATATGGGGGGCCCAGTACTGCTTCTGTAGCTGGGTTGTGGCCCATCAGCAGCGCCTGGACATGCTGGGCAAGCGCATGCGCGCCAAAGGCATCCACCTCCGCGTGGTCGCACTGGATGCGCCCGTTGGCGTGCTCGTCGACCGCATGATGGCCCGGCCCCAGCCGAGATTCGCCCCCACCGACGAAAACATCGACTACCTGAGCAGCCTGAGCAAGCGCATTCGCAACCTCCACCACTGCGAAATTGTGGATACGACGGGAAAGCACTTTTCATCCGTGGCGAATGATATCACCGCGCGCGTCAAAGAGCGGTCCTTCTGGACGCTCTGA
- a CDS encoding dienelactone hydrolase family protein, producing MLRSSDWALLLLVLIVTCTTPAQPASNPLMEVPPVVSSWDDLTEGLKTREDWEARRPAIKEQFLDLLRDQYKPEKPPLDLQIHESVEVDGVYTRKLISYAVEEGERAHAYLGIPLNVPGKLPAVVVLHQTYDNGAREAAGLEGNPDYAQLDHLSRRGYITVAPDHFVAGHRIPPAGAYDTTAFHEKHPEWTAAGKFTYEHSIAIDVLETLPEVDTDRIGVIGHSLGGQGAIFLTAYDDRIKVAVSNCPAPTFRHNAKVLSWSRDQWYTYFKHIRPGLLNNELPPIDFHHMAALAAPRPFLHIAGLNDGDGGTQRQRVLMMLSVARVYEVVGAPEMHAFYFHGHGHGAPYDARELMYGWLDMHLKEPSATRARLLEDTAR from the coding sequence ATGTTAAGAAGTTCGGATTGGGCGCTACTGCTTCTTGTATTGATAGTTACGTGTACCACCCCCGCCCAGCCCGCGTCGAATCCGCTTATGGAGGTGCCGCCCGTCGTGTCGTCGTGGGACGATCTCACCGAGGGCCTGAAGACAAGGGAAGACTGGGAGGCGCGGCGTCCGGCGATCAAAGAGCAATTCCTCGACCTCCTGCGGGATCAGTACAAACCCGAGAAGCCGCCGCTGGACCTTCAGATCCATGAGTCGGTCGAGGTGGATGGGGTCTACACGCGCAAGCTCATCAGCTATGCCGTGGAGGAGGGCGAACGGGCCCACGCGTATCTGGGGATTCCACTCAATGTGCCGGGGAAGCTGCCCGCGGTGGTGGTGCTCCACCAGACTTACGACAATGGTGCGCGGGAGGCGGCGGGGCTGGAGGGCAACCCGGACTATGCCCAGCTCGATCATCTGAGCCGTCGGGGATATATCACGGTTGCCCCCGATCATTTCGTGGCGGGCCATCGAATACCCCCGGCCGGCGCCTACGACACCACGGCCTTTCACGAGAAACATCCCGAGTGGACGGCGGCGGGAAAGTTCACCTATGAGCACAGCATTGCCATTGACGTGCTGGAAACGCTGCCCGAGGTGGACACGGATCGTATTGGCGTCATCGGCCATTCCCTCGGGGGACAGGGGGCGATTTTCCTGACGGCCTATGACGACCGGATCAAAGTCGCGGTATCCAATTGCCCCGCGCCGACCTTTCGGCACAATGCGAAGGTGCTGTCGTGGTCACGGGATCAGTGGTACACCTACTTCAAGCACATCCGGCCGGGGCTGCTGAACAACGAACTGCCGCCCATCGATTTTCATCACATGGCGGCCCTGGCCGCGCCCCGACCTTTCCTGCATATCGCGGGGCTGAACGATGGCGATGGGGGCACCCAGCGTCAGCGCGTTTTGATGATGCTAAGCGTGGCCAGGGTCTATGAAGTGGTCGGCGCGCCGGAGATGCACGCCTTCTACTTCCATGGACATGGCCATGGGGCTCCCTATGATGCGAGAGAGCTTATGTACGGATGGCTGGATATGCACCTGAAGGAACCCAGTGCTACCCGCGCGCGTTTGTTAGAGGATACCGCGCGGTAG
- a CDS encoding prolyl oligopeptidase family serine peptidase: MKASRATGVWTRIGTDQDGSLGERFRPPRKTGLRTILVFSACIAMALAGSGCAMFMIRCSKVFVPFTARAVDEQTGQPIAGAAIYSGEFATRDPMLSDRVVAEATPDGRISGTASTFIHTDDPYSPKYREKFRPIRVVITAPGYAPRPLYVSIPKSNDLAVEFGDVALKPVAESTQFDAKRLDFTVAGAPAFVIIPPGKEFGGYHPWLWYAPTFIGGLPGDRHTQYFKPLLDAGFYIAGVEVGESFGSPKGTETYQAFNEYVVDTFQLSPKATLLPQSRGGLMLYNWAVEHPESVACVAGIYTVCSFTSYPGVDKAAPAYEMTPEALQAALKDHDPIERLEPLAKAKVPIFHIHGDADTVVPLERNAGELVERYKKLGGPATLKIVPGKGHAEIDEFFTDPDFLAFLLEKGNPTPER; this comes from the coding sequence ATGAAAGCATCTCGGGCCACCGGAGTTTGGACACGCATAGGAACCGATCAGGATGGCTCGTTGGGCGAGCGCTTCCGCCCCCCACGCAAGACGGGCCTCCGCACCATCCTGGTCTTCAGTGCCTGCATTGCCATGGCTCTCGCCGGGTCGGGCTGTGCGATGTTCATGATCCGTTGTTCAAAAGTCTTCGTCCCTTTTACTGCGCGGGCGGTGGATGAACAAACGGGTCAACCCATAGCCGGGGCGGCGATCTACAGCGGTGAATTCGCCACAAGGGATCCCATGCTTTCCGACCGCGTGGTCGCGGAAGCGACTCCGGATGGCCGCATTTCCGGAACCGCCTCGACGTTCATTCACACCGACGACCCCTATTCCCCAAAGTATCGCGAGAAGTTCCGGCCTATTCGGGTCGTCATTACGGCACCGGGCTATGCCCCCCGACCGCTTTATGTCTCCATCCCCAAAAGTAATGACTTAGCGGTCGAGTTTGGCGATGTCGCCCTCAAACCCGTTGCCGAATCCACCCAGTTCGACGCAAAGCGCCTCGACTTCACCGTCGCCGGCGCACCCGCCTTCGTCATCATCCCGCCGGGCAAGGAATTCGGCGGCTACCATCCCTGGCTGTGGTACGCGCCCACCTTCATCGGCGGACTTCCCGGCGATCGGCACACACAGTACTTCAAGCCCCTGCTCGATGCGGGTTTCTACATCGCGGGCGTGGAGGTGGGTGAGTCTTTCGGCAGTCCCAAGGGCACGGAGACCTATCAGGCCTTCAACGAATACGTCGTGGACACCTTCCAGCTCTCCCCGAAGGCCACCCTCCTCCCCCAGAGCCGGGGCGGACTCATGCTCTACAACTGGGCGGTGGAGCACCCGGAGTCGGTCGCCTGCGTCGCGGGGATCTACACGGTTTGCAGCTTCACCAGCTACCCCGGCGTGGACAAGGCGGCCCCGGCCTATGAGATGACGCCCGAGGCGCTCCAGGCCGCTTTGAAAGACCACGACCCCATCGAGCGCCTCGAGCCCCTCGCCAAGGCAAAGGTGCCCATCTTCCACATCCACGGCGACGCGGACACCGTCGTTCCCCTGGAGCGCAACGCGGGTGAACTCGTAGAGCGCTACAAGAAGCTCGGCGGCCCCGCCACCCTCAAGATCGTGCCCGGCAAGGGCCACGCGGAAATCGACGAGTTTTTTACCGACCCTGATTTTCTGGCATTCCTTTTGGAGAAGGGCAATCCGACCCCTGAGCGTTAG